Proteins from a genomic interval of Syngnathoides biaculeatus isolate LvHL_M chromosome 23, ASM1980259v1, whole genome shotgun sequence:
- the lratd1 gene encoding protein LRATD1 yields the protein MGNQLDRITHLNYSELPTGDPSGLEKDELRVGVAYFFSDEEEEADERSTPSDCGFGIKEHSPADEEDAGPGGPFSLSELEYSAFRAHECIFSKLRENDDLDVHAATTLLGVCKPGDLLELVAAAQPPHWAVCERDGRVIHLHKGEIRRDDLLDVCNGRRGRIANGRYRYRPLPADLVVQNAAGHVGLRSDEICWTNSESFAAWCRFGKREFKAGGEAHSAEQQYFLKVHLAGSGQVHTLVFRSLEDMIRERRRVDASGILHEQAVIRDSV from the coding sequence ATGGGAAACCAACTGGACCGGATCACCCACCTCAACTACAGCGAGCTGCCCACGGGGGATCCGTCCGGGCTGGAGAAGGACGAGCTGCGCGTCGGCGTCGCCTACTTCTTCtccgacgaggaggaggaggcggacgaGCGCAGCACGCCGTCCGACTGCGGCTTCGGCATTAAGGAGCACAGCCCCGCCGACGAGGAGGACGCGGGACCGGGGGGGCCGTTCTCCCTGAGCGAGCTGGAGTACTCGGCGTTCCGCGCGCACGAGTGCATCTTCTCCAAGCTGCGCGAGAACGACGACCTGGACGTGCACGCGGCCACAACTTTGCTGGGCGTGTGCAAGCCGGGCGACCTGCTGGAGCTGGTGGCCGCCGCGCAGCCGCCGCACTGGGCCGTGTGCGAGCGCGACGGTCGGGTCATCCACCTGCACAAGGGCGAGATCCGGCGGGACGACCTGCTCGACGTGTGCAACGGCCGCCGCGGGAGGATCGCCAACGGCCGCTACCGCTACCGGCCGCTGCCCGCCGACCTGGTGGTGCAGAACGCCGCCGGCCACGTGGGCCTGCGCAGCGACGAGATTTGCTGGACCAACTCGGAAAGTTTCGCCGCGTGGTGCCGCTTCGGCAAGCGGGAGTTCAAGGCCGGCGGCGAGGCGCACTCGGCCGAGCAGCAGTACTTCCTCAAGGTGCACCTGGCCGGCAGCGGACAGGTGCACACGCTGGTCTTTCGCAGCCTGGAGGACATGATCCGGGAGAGGCGGCGCGTGGACGCCAGCGGGATCCTCCACGAGCAGGCAGTGATCAGGGATTCCGTTTGA